A genomic window from Massilia sp. METH4 includes:
- a CDS encoding HAMP domain-containing sensor histidine kinase → MTLAPNKGPDPPPADITRRLLALRDDVMAHWMVMARREVRGARHLPEPLLADTLPAFYDNLAKTLTPGYPRALATEHNNAASQHGGERARLTPYGPEQVIHEYQLFRAAIYEMAAVDGIALDAAQRARIEAAIDTAQREAIREFSAIHEDLRRKLAATLSHDMLSPLATIVSGAELIGLATDVTAARRTGRRILENGQRLGHMIAQLLDALTVTGVDRVPLEPSAFDIRLLMRTVCEEFSAQQVEIAIEGEPVEGWWDFAQLQRALENLVRNAVKYGDGSQVTIRSATTHGRLTLSVHNTGNPIAADRFEHIFAYLHRENVVPAEGYGIGLSFVKSVAESHGGSIVVDSSSVAGTTFLIDVPIDCRPFTGG, encoded by the coding sequence ATGACGCTTGCACCGAACAAGGGACCCGACCCGCCGCCGGCCGACATCACCCGGCGCTTGCTCGCGCTGCGCGACGATGTGATGGCGCACTGGATGGTCATGGCGCGCCGCGAGGTGCGGGGCGCGCGGCACTTGCCCGAACCGCTGCTGGCCGACACGCTGCCGGCGTTCTACGACAACCTGGCCAAGACCCTGACGCCGGGCTACCCGCGTGCGCTGGCGACTGAACACAACAATGCGGCCAGCCAGCACGGCGGCGAGCGCGCCCGGCTGACACCCTACGGGCCGGAACAGGTGATCCACGAATACCAGCTGTTCCGCGCCGCCATCTATGAAATGGCGGCGGTGGACGGCATCGCGCTCGACGCGGCCCAGCGCGCCCGGATCGAAGCGGCGATCGACACGGCCCAGCGCGAGGCGATCCGGGAATTTTCCGCCATCCACGAGGACCTGCGCCGCAAGCTGGCCGCCACGCTGTCGCACGACATGCTGTCGCCGCTGGCCACCATCGTCTCCGGCGCGGAACTGATCGGGCTCGCCACCGACGTGACGGCGGCGCGGCGCACGGGCCGCCGTATCCTCGAAAACGGCCAGCGCCTGGGCCACATGATCGCCCAGCTGCTCGACGCGTTGACCGTCACGGGCGTCGACCGGGTGCCCCTAGAACCTTCCGCCTTCGACATCCGCCTGCTGATGCGCACCGTGTGCGAGGAATTCTCGGCGCAGCAGGTGGAGATTGCCATCGAGGGAGAGCCGGTGGAAGGCTGGTGGGATTTCGCGCAATTGCAGCGCGCGCTGGAAAACCTCGTGCGCAACGCCGTCAAGTACGGCGACGGCAGCCAGGTCACGATCCGCTCGGCGACCACGCATGGCCGCCTCACGCTCTCGGTGCACAATACCGGCAACCCGATCGCCGCCGACCGCTTCGAGCACATCTTCGCCTACCTGCACCGGGAAAACGTGGTGCCCGCCGAAGGCTACGGCATCGGCCTGTCCTTCGTCAAAAGCGTGGCGGAGAGCCACGGTGGCTCGATCGTCGTCGACAGCTCGAGCGTGGCGGGTACCACTTTCCTCATCGACGTCCCGATTGATTGCCGGCCGTTCACGGGCGGATAA
- a CDS encoding CHAD domain-containing protein — METELKLKVAQADLARLREHALLADLAVATPEEHELLDTYYDTPGLDLWHNGLTLRVRADGGTWIQTVKTAAGGSAGLHQRGEWESALPGPDPEPGALARQIKSKRLAELLRAPDIVNNLRPVFNNTTRRTQWNILLPDGQQVEAVLDAGDLHAGGRNAPIGELELELKRGDPTPLFELALSLHKDIPLQIAGDSKAARGYALLDGEPPAPVKAMPVRLARKMRLEDAFQCMGLNCLQQLEANVPGVLTGSVESLHQMRVGLRRLRALLDMFEDLAPLPEMVRDSLEWLAGALGAARDWDVLAGSTIAHIEGADLGALRATAEQRAQELHRALLPTLTQPRYTQLILQLNGWLHGRQWRQEGALPKDSPLRQRAGDAMEPLLQKAQRRLRKRIETLDEDDAGARHRVRIAAKKARYAAEFFHDLLPEKTAKRYIRALSALQDKLGLLNDLAVAGHLLDELEKRGPADEIRYARGYVKAISVAESHHLGGALKDIARLRMV, encoded by the coding sequence ATGGAAACTGAACTGAAGCTGAAGGTGGCCCAGGCCGATCTCGCCCGCCTGCGCGAACACGCGCTGCTGGCCGACCTGGCCGTCGCCACGCCCGAGGAGCACGAGCTGCTCGACACCTATTACGACACGCCCGGGCTGGACCTGTGGCACAACGGCCTGACGCTGCGCGTGCGCGCCGACGGCGGCACGTGGATCCAGACGGTGAAGACCGCCGCCGGCGGTTCGGCCGGCCTGCACCAGCGCGGCGAGTGGGAATCCGCCCTGCCCGGCCCCGATCCCGAGCCGGGCGCGCTGGCGCGGCAGATCAAGTCGAAACGCCTTGCCGAACTGCTGCGCGCGCCGGATATCGTCAACAACCTGCGCCCGGTGTTCAACAACACCACGCGCCGCACGCAGTGGAACATCCTGCTGCCGGACGGCCAGCAGGTCGAAGCCGTGCTCGATGCGGGTGACCTGCATGCGGGCGGCCGGAACGCGCCGATCGGCGAACTGGAACTGGAATTGAAGCGCGGCGACCCCACGCCGCTGTTCGAGCTGGCGCTGTCGCTGCACAAGGATATCCCGCTGCAGATCGCCGGCGACAGCAAGGCGGCACGCGGCTACGCGCTGCTCGATGGCGAACCGCCCGCCCCCGTGAAGGCCATGCCCGTGCGCCTGGCGCGAAAGATGCGCCTGGAGGACGCATTCCAGTGCATGGGCCTGAACTGCCTGCAGCAGCTGGAAGCCAATGTGCCCGGCGTGCTGACGGGCAGCGTGGAAAGCCTGCACCAGATGCGCGTGGGCTTGCGCCGGCTGCGTGCCCTGCTGGACATGTTCGAGGACCTGGCGCCGCTGCCTGAAATGGTACGCGACAGCCTGGAATGGCTGGCCGGCGCACTTGGCGCCGCGCGCGACTGGGACGTGCTGGCCGGTTCCACGATCGCCCATATCGAGGGCGCGGATCTGGGCGCCCTGCGCGCCACGGCCGAGCAGCGCGCCCAGGAGCTGCACCGCGCGCTCCTGCCCACGCTCACCCAGCCCCGCTACACGCAGCTGATCCTGCAACTGAACGGCTGGCTCCACGGCCGCCAATGGCGCCAGGAAGGCGCGCTGCCCAAGGATTCGCCGCTGCGCCAGCGCGCCGGCGATGCGATGGAGCCGTTGCTCCAGAAGGCGCAGCGGCGGCTGCGCAAGCGCATCGAAACGCTCGATGAAGATGACGCGGGCGCGCGCCACCGCGTGCGGATCGCCGCCAAGAAGGCGCGCTACGCGGCCGAGTTCTTCCACGACCTGCTGCCGGAGAAGACCGCGAAACGCTATATCCGCGCGCTGTCCGCCCTGCAGGACAAGCTGGGCCTGCTCAACGACCTGGCCGTGGCCGGCCACCTGCTGGACGAGCTGGAAAAGCGCGGCCCGGCGGACGAGATCCGCTACGCGCGCGGCTATGTGAAGGCCATCTCGGTGGCGGAAAGCCATCACCTGGGCGGCGCCCTGAAGGACATCGCGCGCCTCAGGATGGTGTAG